The window TCAGTGAGTACTGCGCGTGGTTCGTGTCCTGGTACTCGTCGACCAGGATGAAGCGGAAGCGCCGCTGGTACAGCGCAGCGACCTCGGGGAAGGCCCGGAACAGGAAGACGGTCTGGCCGATGAGGTCGTCGAAGTCGAAGGCGTTCGCCCGGCGCAGGTCGTTCGTGTACCGACGGAAGACCTCGGTGAACATGACTTCCTGCGGGTCGTTCACGTTGATGTTGCGCGCGTAGGAGTCGATGTCCTGCAGCTCGTTCTTGAGCTTCGAGATCTTCGACGCCGCTGCGCCCACGGTGAGCCCGAGCGTGTCCGCCTCGAGGTCCTTGATGATCCGCTTCAGCAGGGCCTTGGAGTCGGCGGAGTCGTAGATCGTGAACGACTGCGCGAACCCGAACCGCTCGGCCTCGCGCCGGAGGATGCGCACGCACGCCGAGTGGAACGTCGAGATCCACATGCCGTCGGACTCGCCGCCGACCAGCGCCCGGACACGCTCGCGCATCTCGGCCGCGGCCTTGTTCGTGAAGGTGATCGCGAGGATCTGCGACGGCCAGGCTTCACGGTTGGCGAGCAGCAGCGCGATGCGGCGCGTGAGGACGCTCGTCTTGCCGGACCCGGCGCCGGCCACGATCAGCAGGGACTCGCCGCGGTACTCGACGGCTTCCTTCTGCTGGGGGTTCAGGCCCGCGGTGAACGGGTCTTCGTACGCACGGGCACCGGCGCCCGGCTCGGGCGTCGATTCGAAGGGGTCGAGCACGATCGTCATGTTCGGGACAGTCTAAGCGGGACCCCCGACAGCCGACCGGGCGAGGACCGCCAGGTCGGTGTGGTCCGCGAACACCCCGTCGAGACCGGTCCGGATCACCGAGGTGTACCAGCGCTCCCAGTCCCCGAAGGCCGCGACGTCCCCGCCCCGGCGCAACGGCCCGGGCAGGAACCGGTTCTCCGGCCGGAGGGTCCACGTGTAGACGGCGAGCCCCGCCGCATGGGCACGGTCGACGAGCGCGCTCCGCACCGGCGTCGGGTCCTCGAGCGCGACGCTGTCCACCCCGGCCATCAGCGTGCCGAGGTCGACGCTGATGCCGTGGAACTCGGTCGCGAAGGCCGCGAGGGCGTCCTCGGAACGCTCCGCGGCGTAGGTGGGAGCCAGCGATCCGTGGGACGCGACCTCGTCGGCGGCGCTGCCACGGGCCTCCTGGAGGTACACCAGCCGACCACCCGTGTGCCGCTCGCGCAGCTCGCGGAGCACGCCTTTCTCGAAGCTCTCGACCGTGAGCCGCTCGTCCCGGCGCCACCCGGCGTCACCGAGCGTGCGGTCGACGAGTTCGCCCATCGGGAAGCCCGCGCGGTCGAAGAACGCCGCGTGCTTGACCTCGGCGACCAGCCCGACCGGACGAGGCGCGGCGTCGAGGATCGCGAGCAGGTCCTCGAGGCGCAGGATCGGCTCCTCGCCGTCGTGCTCGGCCGACCCGGGCCGCAGGGCGGGCAGACGTTCCCGGGTGCGGAGCGTCTGCAGCTCGGCCCAGGTGAAGTCCTCGGTGAACCAGCCGGACAGGCTCTGGCCGTCGACGGTCTTCGTCGTGCGCAGGTGCCGGAACTCCGGGTGGTCCGCGACGTCGGTGGTGCCGGACACCTCGTTCTCGTGGCGGAGCACGAGCACGCCGTCCTTCGTGGGCACCAGGTCCGGCTCGATCGCGTCGGCACCGAGCTCGATGGCGAGTTCGTACGCGCTCCGCGAGTGCTCGGGGCGGTAGCCGGACGCACCGCGGTGGGCGATCACGAGGGTCATGGCGCGACCCTACTGGGACAGGGTGACGGCGGACCGTCCTGTGTCGCGGGACACACGCGCCCGGCCGGAGCCCGTGCATCTCAGGATCGGCGCTGACCATCACTGCATGACCGTCCGATCGCTCTCCACCGCCGTCGAGGCCCGGATCGACCGTGCCGCCCGCCGACTGCTCGACGCCGGGCACCAGCCGCACCGGCCCGTCCGGCTGTTCGTCACCGATTTCCTGGTGTTCGGCGCGAAGCAGGCGTGGGCGTGCGCGTTCGGGGCGCTGCTGCTCGGCTCCATGGCCGTGGTGCACCTGACCGTGCCCGTCGCCTTCCGGAACGACGCGCTGACCGTCGTGGCGGTGCTGCTGCAGCTCGGCATGCTCGTGTTCGGGCTCGAGACCGTGCGGGAACTCCGGGTCGTCCTGCTCTTCCACGTAGTCGGCACCGCCATGGAGGTCTTCAAGACGCACATGGGCTCGTGGTCGTACGAACCCGGCGGGCTGTTCGTGATCGCCGGGGTCCCGCTGTTCTCCGGGTTCATGTACGGCGCGGTCGGGTCGTACATGGTCCGTGTGCACCGCCTGTTCGACCTGCGGTTCGACCGGTACCCCCGGCAGTGGCTGCTCGCCGTCGTCGCTGCCGGCGTGTACCTGAACTTCTTCGGGCACCACTTCCTGCCCGACGCCCGTTGGGTCCTGCTCGCGCTCGTCGTGCTGCTCTTCGCCCGCACGACCATGCACGTCCGGATCCACCGGGCGACGGTGCGCATGCCGGTGCTCGTGGCGATGGGACTCGTCGCCGTGGTCATCTGGTTCGCCGAGAACGTCGCGACCTGGGCCGGAGCGTGGAGCTACCCCGCGCAGCTCACCCTGTGGCAGCCGGTTGCCCCGACCAAGATCGTCGCCTGGTTCCTGCTCATGACGATCTCGGTCGCGCTCGTGACCTGGCTGTACCCGGTGGTGCCATGGGGGTCGGCCCGCTCGACGGCGGACTCTCGACGTCTTCGAGGCGTGCGTGCAGCGGGCGCCCATAGGCTGCCCGTCGTCAGGGCCCCCGGGCCCGTGTCCGCTCGCCGCGAATCCTCAGCCTTCCGCGACCGAGCGCACCTAGGCTGAGAGGACTCATATCTCCGAGGAAGAGGACACCATGGCCTTCAAGCCCGGTTTCGACCAGTCCCCCGCCTTCAACGCCCAGGGACCCAACACCGGGGGCGGGCGCGGCGCTGGTCAGCAGCAGGCCGGCTGGGGACAGACCCCGCAGCAGGCACAGGGCGGGATGACCCCCGAGCAGCTGCAGTACATGTACGACCGCCCGGCGGCATCGACGGTCGACACCGACCGCATGTCGTACGAGGACACCATCGTCAAGACGCTGCTCGCCTTCGGCGTGCTGCTCGTCGGTGCGGTGGCCGGTTGGAACCTACCCCCGATCGTCTGGATCATCGGCGCGATCGTCGGCTTCGTCCTGGCGCTCGTGAACATGTTCAAGAAGAAGCCGTCACCCGGCCTGGTCCTGGCGTACTCGTTCGCCCAGGGGCTGTTCGTGGGTGGCATCTCCGGCGCGTACAACTCGATGTGGGGCGGCATCGTCACGCAGGCGGTGTTCGGCACGCTGGCGGTCTTCGGCATCACGCTCGCGCTGTTCGCCTCCGGCAAGGTCCGTGCGACGCCCAAGGCCACGCGCTTCTTCCTGATCGCGATGGTCGGGTACATGGCGTTCTCGCTCGTGAACCTGGTCCTGATGTGGACCGGCGTGACGAACACCGCGTTCGGTGCCCTCGGGATCACGCTCTTCGGCATCCCGCTCGGCGTCCTCATCGGCATCTTCGTCGTCGTCATGGCGGCGTACTCGCTGATCCTCGACTTCGACCAGATCCAGACCGGTGTCCAGCGCGGCGCTCCCCGGATCTACGCGTGGACCGCGGCGTTCGGCCTCATCGTGACGCTCGTCTGGCTCTACCTCGAGATCCTGCGCATCCTCGCGATCATCGCGAGCAGCGCGCGCAACTAGTCCCACCGCGTCCACGAAGGGCCCCGGCGCTGCCGGGGCCCTTCGTCGTTCCCGGATCAGTGGGGCTGTGGGGCTGTGGGGTTGTGGTGACTCGCCGTGCCCGAGGCGCCGAGGTTCCACAACACGCCGCCGGTGCGACGCCGAGGTTCCACGGGTACCCCGGAGGAGGCGCGAGATGCCGAGATTTCGGAACCTCGGGGAAGCCCGACGCGCGCCCCGACGCGTGCCCGGAAGCGCGGAGGCCCGGCACGCAGTGCGTGCCGGGCCTCCGGTCGTTCAGGGGAGCGTCACTCCCACTCGATCGTCCCCGGCGGCTTCGACGTGACGTCGAGCACGACCCGGTTGACGTCGGGCACCTCGTTCGTGATGCGGTTCGAGATCTTCGCGAGCACGTCGTACGGCAGGCGCGTCCAGTCGGCGGTCATGGCGTCCTCCGACGAGACCGGACGGAGCACGATCGGGTGCCCGTACGTGCGACCGTCACCCTGGACACCCACGGAGCGGACGTCGGCGAGCAGGACGACCGGGCACTGCCAGATCTCCCCGTCGAGGCCGGCCGCGGTGAGTTCCTCGCGCGCGATCTTGTCGGCCGCGCGGAGCAGCTCGAGCCGCTGCTTGTCGACCGAACCGACGATGCGGATGCCGAGCCCCGGTCCGGGGAACGGCTGGCGGCCGACGATGACCTCGGGCAGACCGAGCTCGCGACCGACGGCACGGACCTCGTCCTTGAAGAGCGCACGGAGCGGCTCGACGAGCTCGAAGGTCATGTCCTCGGGCAGGCCACCCACGTTGTGGTGCGACTTGATATTCGCGGTACCGGCTCCGCCGCCGGACTCGACGACGTCGGGGTAGAGCGTGCCCTGCACGAGGAACTTGACCTCAGCGTCAGAGTCGGAAGCCTGGGCCTCGAGCACCAGCGCCTCGGCCGCGGCCTCGAACGTCCGGATGAACTCGCGCCCGATGATCTTGCGCTTCTGCTCGGGGTCGCTGACGCCGGCGAGGGCGTCGAGGAACTGCTGCTCGGCGTCGATCGTGATGAGCCGGACCCCGGTGGAGGCGACGTAGTCCTCTTCCACCTGCTTGCGCTCGTCGGCGCGGAGCAGCCCGTGGTCGACGAAGACGCAGGTGAGCTGGTCTCCGACGGCCTTGTGCACGATGGCTGCGGCGACGGCGGAGTCGACACCACCGGACAGGCCGGCGATGACGCGGTTCGACCCGACCTGGGCCTGGATCCGGGCGACCTGCTCGTCGATGACGTTGCTCGAGTTCCAGTCACCGGGCAGCCCGGCGGCGCGGTGCAGGAAGTTCTCGAGGACGGCCTGGCCGTGCTCGGAGTGCTTCACCTCGGGGTGCCACTGCACGCCGTAGAGCTTGCGCTCGTCGGAGGCGAAGGCGGCAACGGGGGTCGAGGCGCTCGATGCGAGGACCTCGAAGCCCTCGGGTGCCTTCGCCACGGAGTCGCCGTGCGACATCCACGTGACCTGGGACACGGGCTGCCCACCGAGCAGGACGCTGTCGGTCCCGCTGACGTCGACGGACGTGGCGCCGTACTCGCGCAGGCCGGTGTTCGCCACCTCGCCACCGAGGGCGGTCGCCATGGCCTGGAAGCCGTAGCAGATGCCGAGCACGGGGACACCGAGCTCGAGGATGTCGCCGTCGAGTGACGGGGCACCGTCCTCGTAGACGGACGACGGACCACCGGACAGCACGATGGCTGCCGGGTCCTTGGCGCGGATCTCGTCCGCGGTGATGTCGTGCGGGACGATCTCGCTGTAGACGTTCGCTTCACGGACCCGACGCGCGATGAGCTGCGCGTACTGGGCCCCGAAGTCGACGACCAGGACGGGACGCTGTTCGGTCTCGCTCACCGAGCGGCCTCCTTCTCACGCTGCTGGGCAGCGATCAGCTCGTGGTAGGTGTCCATGGCCTTCTGCTGCATGCGGTGTTCGACCACGAAGGACATGAACGGGATGATGCCACCGAGGGCGATGAGCAGGAAGCGGGAGGGCCTCCAGCGCATGATGCTCCACAGACGGAAGTCCGTGAAGAGGTAGAGGACGTACAGCCAGCCGTGCGCGATGAGGATCGCGATCGACAGGTTGAACGTGCCGGGTGCTTCGCCGGCCGTGCCGTTCGGCACGAAGAACGGGCCGTTGCCGAGCTGCATCTCGAGCTGGAGCGGCGTGTACTTGATGATGACCTCGATCACGAGGGCCAGCAGCAGCACACCGGTGATGTACGCGGAGACGCGGTACCACTTCACCGCACCCGGGATCTTCGGGACGTCGCGGGTTCGGACGGTCAGGGCCATGACGACCAGCCTACCGTCGGTCGGCGAGGGCCCCGTCGACGCTGAGGGCAGCCTCACGCCGCTCCTCTTCCTCGCGCTCCCAGGCGTCCTTCACGAACCGGTACCAGAGGAACACCGCGAAGCCGGCGAAGACGACCCACTCGATCGCGTAGAACAGGTTCAGCCAGTCGAACTGGACCTCGCGCGACGGCGCGCGGTCGGCGATGGTGCCGAGGTCGGCGGCCTGCGCGGTGGCACCGTCGGCGACGACGTACCCGAGGTACATCCGGTCATCGAAGGCCTGCCACGTGTTCACGAAGCGCGCCGGTGCCACGGCGGAGTACTCCGCCTGCTTGTAGGTGTCCTGGTCGGGCGACTCGGCCGGGTAGTAGCGGCCCTGCACCGTGATCGTCTGTCCTTCCGCCAGGCGGTCACCACCGGCGACGGCGGCTGACCGCTGGTCGGACCAGCCGATGACGACCGGGAGGCTCGCCCCACCATCCGAGTCCACCATGTGTCCCACGGTCTGGTACGTCCCACCCCCGGTGCGGCCGGTCAGGATCGTGGTGTCGCCGGCGACGAAGGTGCCGGTGACGGTGACCTTCTGGCCGGCGATGGTCTCGCTCGCGGGCTCTTCGGGAGCGGTGATCGCCTCGAGCGTCTTGCGGGTCTCGGTGGTCGCCGGCAGCGGTTTGCCGTTGGCGATGCTCCGCTCGAGCTGCCACTTGCCCAGCCCCGCGAACACCGCCGCCAGCACGAGCGCCAGCACCAGCAGCGCGATCCACCTCGGTCGTCGGGCAACGGCCCACATCTGTATCAGTACTCCGGATCGCGCTGTCGGACCGGACGCTCGGGGCGCTCGGTGGGGATCTCGACGGGCGACGTGACGGGTTCGTCGGTCGCCTCCGGGGACCCATTGTCCTGCTCGTCCCTGCCAGCGGCCTCCACGAGCGCGAACTCCTCCGCGAACTGGCGGTCCCGCTCGGCACGGCGGGCCGCGGCGGCGGACGCTGCTTCGTCCGCCTCGGCCTCGGCGGCCTCGGCGGCGGCAGCCGCGGCGACCGCACGACGACCGCCGAGCCGCCCGCGCAGGCGGGCGAGGCGGGCGGGACGCACCACGAGGCGGCCGATCCGCTCCGAGTTCACCGCGAGCAGCGGCCCGAGGATCGCCATGACGAGGACGTAGAGGCCCGCGAACGCGGTGATCCGCGCCTCCAGTCCGGCGGCAGCCGAGAGCGTCGCGAGGATCAGCGCGAATTCGCCACGGTTCACCAGGATGACCGCGGTGTTGATCCCCTGCTGGACGTTGAAGCCGTTCATGCGCGCGACGATCTGCCCGGCGACCGCGTTCAGCACGACGGTCATGCCGATCGCACCGAGGACCGGCCAGAGCACCTCGCCGAAGGTCGACAGGTCGAGACCGAGCCCGAAGTTCACGAAGAAGAACGCGGCGAAGACGTCACGCATCGGCAGGGCGAGCTGTTCGATGCGGTCGCGGTACCGGGTGGCGCCGCAGAGCAGGCCGATGACGAAGGCGCCGATGGCGTCGGTCACGCCGAGCAGGTCGCCGATGCCGCCGAACATGACGGCGAGCCCGAAGAACAACACCGTGAACAGTTCGTCGTCACGCGTCGCGAAGATCTTCGACACCCACTTGCCGGCGAACCGGGCGAGCGTGAACATCACGATCAGGAAGCCGAACGCGAGCGCGAGCTTGCCCACGACG of the Curtobacterium sp. TC1 genome contains:
- a CDS encoding cation:proton antiporter, whose translation is MHLGGELLTIGVLFVIAYVLGRLGKTIGLPAIPIYMVVGLIASPHTPWIGLNVESHTIELIATFGLILLLFNLGLEFDQEEFYGNAGKLLVSGGTYVVINMGVGFAFGFSLGWGTREALIIAGMTATSSSAIVTKLLIELRRLANDETPMILGVTVIEDVFIAIYLAIVSVVLSGDTNAWAVVGKLALAFGFLIVMFTLARFAGKWVSKIFATRDDELFTVLFFGLAVMFGGIGDLLGVTDAIGAFVIGLLCGATRYRDRIEQLALPMRDVFAAFFFVNFGLGLDLSTFGEVLWPVLGAIGMTVVLNAVAGQIVARMNGFNVQQGINTAVILVNRGEFALILATLSAAAGLEARITAFAGLYVLVMAILGPLLAVNSERIGRLVVRPARLARLRGRLGGRRAVAAAAAAEAAEAEADEAASAAAARRAERDRQFAEEFALVEAAGRDEQDNGSPEATDEPVTSPVEIPTERPERPVRQRDPEY
- a CDS encoding SURF1 family cytochrome oxidase biogenesis protein, translated to MWAVARRPRWIALLVLALVLAAVFAGLGKWQLERSIANGKPLPATTETRKTLEAITAPEEPASETIAGQKVTVTGTFVAGDTTILTGRTGGGTYQTVGHMVDSDGGASLPVVIGWSDQRSAAVAGGDRLAEGQTITVQGRYYPAESPDQDTYKQAEYSAVAPARFVNTWQAFDDRMYLGYVVADGATAQAADLGTIADRAPSREVQFDWLNLFYAIEWVVFAGFAVFLWYRFVKDAWEREEEERREAALSVDGALADRR
- a CDS encoding glycerophosphodiester phosphodiesterase family protein — encoded protein: MTLVIAHRGASGYRPEHSRSAYELAIELGADAIEPDLVPTKDGVLVLRHENEVSGTTDVADHPEFRHLRTTKTVDGQSLSGWFTEDFTWAELQTLRTRERLPALRPGSAEHDGEEPILRLEDLLAILDAAPRPVGLVAEVKHAAFFDRAGFPMGELVDRTLGDAGWRRDERLTVESFEKGVLRELRERHTGGRLVYLQEARGSAADEVASHGSLAPTYAAERSEDALAAFATEFHGISVDLGTLMAGVDSVALEDPTPVRSALVDRAHAAGLAVYTWTLRPENRFLPGPLRRGGDVAAFGDWERWYTSVIRTGLDGVFADHTDLAVLARSAVGGPA
- a CDS encoding DUF817 domain-containing protein, with translation MTVRSLSTAVEARIDRAARRLLDAGHQPHRPVRLFVTDFLVFGAKQAWACAFGALLLGSMAVVHLTVPVAFRNDALTVVAVLLQLGMLVFGLETVRELRVVLLFHVVGTAMEVFKTHMGSWSYEPGGLFVIAGVPLFSGFMYGAVGSYMVRVHRLFDLRFDRYPRQWLLAVVAAGVYLNFFGHHFLPDARWVLLALVVLLFARTTMHVRIHRATVRMPVLVAMGLVAVVIWFAENVATWAGAWSYPAQLTLWQPVAPTKIVAWFLLMTISVALVTWLYPVVPWGSARSTADSRRLRGVRAAGAHRLPVVRAPGPVSARRESSAFRDRAHLG
- a CDS encoding Bax inhibitor-1/YccA family protein; translated protein: MAFKPGFDQSPAFNAQGPNTGGGRGAGQQQAGWGQTPQQAQGGMTPEQLQYMYDRPAASTVDTDRMSYEDTIVKTLLAFGVLLVGAVAGWNLPPIVWIIGAIVGFVLALVNMFKKKPSPGLVLAYSFAQGLFVGGISGAYNSMWGGIVTQAVFGTLAVFGITLALFASGKVRATPKATRFFLIAMVGYMAFSLVNLVLMWTGVTNTAFGALGITLFGIPLGVLIGIFVVVMAAYSLILDFDQIQTGVQRGAPRIYAWTAAFGLIVTLVWLYLEILRILAIIASSARN
- a CDS encoding DUF3817 domain-containing protein; this encodes MALTVRTRDVPKIPGAVKWYRVSAYITGVLLLALVIEVIIKYTPLQLEMQLGNGPFFVPNGTAGEAPGTFNLSIAILIAHGWLYVLYLFTDFRLWSIMRWRPSRFLLIALGGIIPFMSFVVEHRMQQKAMDTYHELIAAQQREKEAAR
- the guaA gene encoding glutamine-hydrolyzing GMP synthase is translated as MSETEQRPVLVVDFGAQYAQLIARRVREANVYSEIVPHDITADEIRAKDPAAIVLSGGPSSVYEDGAPSLDGDILELGVPVLGICYGFQAMATALGGEVANTGLREYGATSVDVSGTDSVLLGGQPVSQVTWMSHGDSVAKAPEGFEVLASSASTPVAAFASDERKLYGVQWHPEVKHSEHGQAVLENFLHRAAGLPGDWNSSNVIDEQVARIQAQVGSNRVIAGLSGGVDSAVAAAIVHKAVGDQLTCVFVDHGLLRADERKQVEEDYVASTGVRLITIDAEQQFLDALAGVSDPEQKRKIIGREFIRTFEAAAEALVLEAQASDSDAEVKFLVQGTLYPDVVESGGGAGTANIKSHHNVGGLPEDMTFELVEPLRALFKDEVRAVGRELGLPEVIVGRQPFPGPGLGIRIVGSVDKQRLELLRAADKIAREELTAAGLDGEIWQCPVVLLADVRSVGVQGDGRTYGHPIVLRPVSSEDAMTADWTRLPYDVLAKISNRITNEVPDVNRVVLDVTSKPPGTIEWE